A genomic segment from Equus asinus isolate D_3611 breed Donkey chromosome 23, EquAss-T2T_v2, whole genome shotgun sequence encodes:
- the ZNF510 gene encoding zinc finger protein 510 isoform X1 — MGHKETSSGFSPSPLCDRLDSWRKFHKKASVSFKDVTVEFTQEEWQQMGPIQRTLYRDVMLENYKNLVLVGNCTYKPEVIFKLEQGEEPWFLEEEFSNQSLQVLGDCKGDNLFKRNKRIKEKPLQQVIFINNKPVTKEEKKFGGRPFNLHIASVSSTKMSCHCDSWRVNSQNSSQFILNNRTYSTKKRDSCSVCENLPFKIKFERTHAGEKCFEYNKNGKALSYKESLTEHQKCQTLEQAFEYDEIRKAFYNEAVSVTRKSTHTGEKSCKDGEFRENCDKTTLFDHKRTKTGKKHCRFNQCGKSFCEKSVVKEYNKFNVAVKHYECNTSGNTFIRKSHLTQPQRTVTEKNPLVCNDKTQTGDKSFEYCENKSYQTSAHRVCQRTHSEVKPYKCNECGKSFCQKGHLIQHQRTHTGEKPFECNECGKTFSQKSHLSTHQRIHTAEKPYKCNECGKTFVQKSTLRGHQRIHTGEKPYKCSECGKTFVQKSTLRDHHRIHTGEKSFQCNECGKTFGQKSNLRIHQRTHSGEKTYQCSECEKSFWRKDHLIQHQKTHTGEKPFKCSDCGKTFARTSTLRVHQRIHTGEKPFKCNECGKKFVRKAILSDHQRIHTGEKPFQCNKCGKTFGQKSNLRIHERTHSGEKSYERNEYGKLYKKSTLNVCQRIQGGGKPY; from the exons ATGGGGCACAAAGAAACTTCGTCTGGATTCTCCCCCAGTCCTCTCTGTGACAGGTTGGATTCCTGGAGAAAATTCCACAAGAAG GCATCAGTGTCATTCAAGGATGTGACTGTCGAGTTCACCCAAGAGGAGTGGCAACAAATGGGTCCAATTCAGAGAACCCTgtacagagatgtgatgctggagaactacaAAAACCTAGTCTTAGTGG GGAACTGCACTTACAAACCCGAGGTGATCTTCAAGTTGGAGCAAGGAGAAGAGCCTTGGTTCTTAGAGGAAGAATTCTCAAACCAGAGCCTCCAAG TTTTAGGAGATTGCAAAGGTGATAACCTGTTCAAGAGGAATAAGAGAATCAAAGAGAAACCCTTACAGCAAGTAATATTCATCAATAATAAACCAGTGactaaagaggaaaagaaatttggGGGAAGACCATTTAATCTGCACATAGCTTCTGTTTCTTCAACAAAAATGTCCTGTCACTGTGACTCATGGAGAGTGAATTCGCAAAATAGTTCTCAGTTTATCCTTAATAATAGAACCTATTCAACCAAAAAAAGAGATTCCTGTAGTGTATGTGAAAATTTGCCTTTCAAAATTAAGTTTGAGAGAACTCATGCTGgagaaaaatgttttgaatataATAAGAATGGGAAAGCCCTCAGTTATAAGGAAAGTCTTACTGAGCATCAAAAGTGTCAAACTTTGGAGCAAGCTTTTGAATATGATGAAATTAGAAAAGCTTTCTATAATGAGGCTGTCTCTGTTACACGTAAAAGTActcacacaggagaaaaatcctGTAAAGATGGTGAATTTAGGGAAAACTGTGATAAGACAACTCTCTTTGACCACAAAAGAACCAAGACAGGGAAGAAACACTGTCGTTTTAACCAATGTGGGAAATCCTTTTGTGAGAAGTCAGTTGTCAAGGAGTACAATAAATTTAATGTAGCTGTGAAACACTATGAATGTAATACAAGTGGGAATACTTTCATCAGGAAGTCACACCTCACTCAACCTCAGAGAACTGTCACAGAAAAGAATCCATTGGTATGTAATGACAAAACACAAACTGGGGATAAATCCTTTGAATATTGTGAAAATAAATCCTACCAGACATCAGCCCACAGAGTATGCCAGAGAACTCACTCTGAAGTAAAGCCctataaatgtaatgaatgtgggaaatccttctGTCAAAAAGGACATCTCATTCaacatcagagaactcacacaggagagaaaccatttgaatgtaatgaatgtggaaaaaCTTTCTCCCAGAAGTCACACCTCAGTacacatcagagaattcacacagcagagaaaccctataaatgtaatgaatgtgggaaaacaTTTGTGCAGAAGTCAACCCTCAGGGGACACCAGAGAATtcatacaggagaaaaaccctatAAATGTAGTGAATGTGGAAAAACTTTTGTTCAAAAGTCAACCCTCAGAGATCATCATAGAATTCACACAGGGGAGAAATCCTTTCAATGTAACGAATGTGGGAAAACTTTTGGCCAAAAGTCAAACCTCAGAAtacatcagagaactcacagTGGTGAGAAAACTTATCAATGTAGTGAATGTGAAAAATCCTTCTGGCGAAAAGACCATCTTATTCAACATCAGAAAACGCACACAGGTGAAAAACCATTTAAATGTAGTGACTGTGGGAAAACTTTCGCCAGGACATCAACCCTCAGAgtgcatcagagaattcatactggggagaaaccatttaaatgtaatgaatgtgggaaaaaaTTTGTCCGGAAGGCAATCCTTAGTGATCACCAGAGAATTCATACAGGGGAGAAGCCCTTTCAATGTAATAAGTGTGGAAAAACTTTTGGCCAGAAATCAAACCTCAGAATACATGAGAGAACGCACAGTGGGGAGAAATCTTATGAACGTAATGAATATGGAAAATTGTATAAGAAATCAACTCTAAATGTATGCCAGAGAATTCAGGGAGGGGGAAAACCCTATTGA
- the ZNF510 gene encoding zinc finger protein 510 isoform X2 encodes MNISQASVSFKDVTVEFTQEEWQQMGPIQRTLYRDVMLENYKNLVLVGNCTYKPEVIFKLEQGEEPWFLEEEFSNQSLQVLGDCKGDNLFKRNKRIKEKPLQQVIFINNKPVTKEEKKFGGRPFNLHIASVSSTKMSCHCDSWRVNSQNSSQFILNNRTYSTKKRDSCSVCENLPFKIKFERTHAGEKCFEYNKNGKALSYKESLTEHQKCQTLEQAFEYDEIRKAFYNEAVSVTRKSTHTGEKSCKDGEFRENCDKTTLFDHKRTKTGKKHCRFNQCGKSFCEKSVVKEYNKFNVAVKHYECNTSGNTFIRKSHLTQPQRTVTEKNPLVCNDKTQTGDKSFEYCENKSYQTSAHRVCQRTHSEVKPYKCNECGKSFCQKGHLIQHQRTHTGEKPFECNECGKTFSQKSHLSTHQRIHTAEKPYKCNECGKTFVQKSTLRGHQRIHTGEKPYKCSECGKTFVQKSTLRDHHRIHTGEKSFQCNECGKTFGQKSNLRIHQRTHSGEKTYQCSECEKSFWRKDHLIQHQKTHTGEKPFKCSDCGKTFARTSTLRVHQRIHTGEKPFKCNECGKKFVRKAILSDHQRIHTGEKPFQCNKCGKTFGQKSNLRIHERTHSGEKSYERNEYGKLYKKSTLNVCQRIQGGGKPY; translated from the exons GCATCAGTGTCATTCAAGGATGTGACTGTCGAGTTCACCCAAGAGGAGTGGCAACAAATGGGTCCAATTCAGAGAACCCTgtacagagatgtgatgctggagaactacaAAAACCTAGTCTTAGTGG GGAACTGCACTTACAAACCCGAGGTGATCTTCAAGTTGGAGCAAGGAGAAGAGCCTTGGTTCTTAGAGGAAGAATTCTCAAACCAGAGCCTCCAAG TTTTAGGAGATTGCAAAGGTGATAACCTGTTCAAGAGGAATAAGAGAATCAAAGAGAAACCCTTACAGCAAGTAATATTCATCAATAATAAACCAGTGactaaagaggaaaagaaatttggGGGAAGACCATTTAATCTGCACATAGCTTCTGTTTCTTCAACAAAAATGTCCTGTCACTGTGACTCATGGAGAGTGAATTCGCAAAATAGTTCTCAGTTTATCCTTAATAATAGAACCTATTCAACCAAAAAAAGAGATTCCTGTAGTGTATGTGAAAATTTGCCTTTCAAAATTAAGTTTGAGAGAACTCATGCTGgagaaaaatgttttgaatataATAAGAATGGGAAAGCCCTCAGTTATAAGGAAAGTCTTACTGAGCATCAAAAGTGTCAAACTTTGGAGCAAGCTTTTGAATATGATGAAATTAGAAAAGCTTTCTATAATGAGGCTGTCTCTGTTACACGTAAAAGTActcacacaggagaaaaatcctGTAAAGATGGTGAATTTAGGGAAAACTGTGATAAGACAACTCTCTTTGACCACAAAAGAACCAAGACAGGGAAGAAACACTGTCGTTTTAACCAATGTGGGAAATCCTTTTGTGAGAAGTCAGTTGTCAAGGAGTACAATAAATTTAATGTAGCTGTGAAACACTATGAATGTAATACAAGTGGGAATACTTTCATCAGGAAGTCACACCTCACTCAACCTCAGAGAACTGTCACAGAAAAGAATCCATTGGTATGTAATGACAAAACACAAACTGGGGATAAATCCTTTGAATATTGTGAAAATAAATCCTACCAGACATCAGCCCACAGAGTATGCCAGAGAACTCACTCTGAAGTAAAGCCctataaatgtaatgaatgtgggaaatccttctGTCAAAAAGGACATCTCATTCaacatcagagaactcacacaggagagaaaccatttgaatgtaatgaatgtggaaaaaCTTTCTCCCAGAAGTCACACCTCAGTacacatcagagaattcacacagcagagaaaccctataaatgtaatgaatgtgggaaaacaTTTGTGCAGAAGTCAACCCTCAGGGGACACCAGAGAATtcatacaggagaaaaaccctatAAATGTAGTGAATGTGGAAAAACTTTTGTTCAAAAGTCAACCCTCAGAGATCATCATAGAATTCACACAGGGGAGAAATCCTTTCAATGTAACGAATGTGGGAAAACTTTTGGCCAAAAGTCAAACCTCAGAAtacatcagagaactcacagTGGTGAGAAAACTTATCAATGTAGTGAATGTGAAAAATCCTTCTGGCGAAAAGACCATCTTATTCAACATCAGAAAACGCACACAGGTGAAAAACCATTTAAATGTAGTGACTGTGGGAAAACTTTCGCCAGGACATCAACCCTCAGAgtgcatcagagaattcatactggggagaaaccatttaaatgtaatgaatgtgggaaaaaaTTTGTCCGGAAGGCAATCCTTAGTGATCACCAGAGAATTCATACAGGGGAGAAGCCCTTTCAATGTAATAAGTGTGGAAAAACTTTTGGCCAGAAATCAAACCTCAGAATACATGAGAGAACGCACAGTGGGGAGAAATCTTATGAACGTAATGAATATGGAAAATTGTATAAGAAATCAACTCTAAATGTATGCCAGAGAATTCAGGGAGGGGGAAAACCCTATTGA
- the ZNF510 gene encoding zinc finger protein 510 isoform X3 — translation MGPIQRTLYRDVMLENYKNLVLVGNCTYKPEVIFKLEQGEEPWFLEEEFSNQSLQVLGDCKGDNLFKRNKRIKEKPLQQVIFINNKPVTKEEKKFGGRPFNLHIASVSSTKMSCHCDSWRVNSQNSSQFILNNRTYSTKKRDSCSVCENLPFKIKFERTHAGEKCFEYNKNGKALSYKESLTEHQKCQTLEQAFEYDEIRKAFYNEAVSVTRKSTHTGEKSCKDGEFRENCDKTTLFDHKRTKTGKKHCRFNQCGKSFCEKSVVKEYNKFNVAVKHYECNTSGNTFIRKSHLTQPQRTVTEKNPLVCNDKTQTGDKSFEYCENKSYQTSAHRVCQRTHSEVKPYKCNECGKSFCQKGHLIQHQRTHTGEKPFECNECGKTFSQKSHLSTHQRIHTAEKPYKCNECGKTFVQKSTLRGHQRIHTGEKPYKCSECGKTFVQKSTLRDHHRIHTGEKSFQCNECGKTFGQKSNLRIHQRTHSGEKTYQCSECEKSFWRKDHLIQHQKTHTGEKPFKCSDCGKTFARTSTLRVHQRIHTGEKPFKCNECGKKFVRKAILSDHQRIHTGEKPFQCNKCGKTFGQKSNLRIHERTHSGEKSYERNEYGKLYKKSTLNVCQRIQGGGKPY, via the exons ATGGGTCCAATTCAGAGAACCCTgtacagagatgtgatgctggagaactacaAAAACCTAGTCTTAGTGG GGAACTGCACTTACAAACCCGAGGTGATCTTCAAGTTGGAGCAAGGAGAAGAGCCTTGGTTCTTAGAGGAAGAATTCTCAAACCAGAGCCTCCAAG TTTTAGGAGATTGCAAAGGTGATAACCTGTTCAAGAGGAATAAGAGAATCAAAGAGAAACCCTTACAGCAAGTAATATTCATCAATAATAAACCAGTGactaaagaggaaaagaaatttggGGGAAGACCATTTAATCTGCACATAGCTTCTGTTTCTTCAACAAAAATGTCCTGTCACTGTGACTCATGGAGAGTGAATTCGCAAAATAGTTCTCAGTTTATCCTTAATAATAGAACCTATTCAACCAAAAAAAGAGATTCCTGTAGTGTATGTGAAAATTTGCCTTTCAAAATTAAGTTTGAGAGAACTCATGCTGgagaaaaatgttttgaatataATAAGAATGGGAAAGCCCTCAGTTATAAGGAAAGTCTTACTGAGCATCAAAAGTGTCAAACTTTGGAGCAAGCTTTTGAATATGATGAAATTAGAAAAGCTTTCTATAATGAGGCTGTCTCTGTTACACGTAAAAGTActcacacaggagaaaaatcctGTAAAGATGGTGAATTTAGGGAAAACTGTGATAAGACAACTCTCTTTGACCACAAAAGAACCAAGACAGGGAAGAAACACTGTCGTTTTAACCAATGTGGGAAATCCTTTTGTGAGAAGTCAGTTGTCAAGGAGTACAATAAATTTAATGTAGCTGTGAAACACTATGAATGTAATACAAGTGGGAATACTTTCATCAGGAAGTCACACCTCACTCAACCTCAGAGAACTGTCACAGAAAAGAATCCATTGGTATGTAATGACAAAACACAAACTGGGGATAAATCCTTTGAATATTGTGAAAATAAATCCTACCAGACATCAGCCCACAGAGTATGCCAGAGAACTCACTCTGAAGTAAAGCCctataaatgtaatgaatgtgggaaatccttctGTCAAAAAGGACATCTCATTCaacatcagagaactcacacaggagagaaaccatttgaatgtaatgaatgtggaaaaaCTTTCTCCCAGAAGTCACACCTCAGTacacatcagagaattcacacagcagagaaaccctataaatgtaatgaatgtgggaaaacaTTTGTGCAGAAGTCAACCCTCAGGGGACACCAGAGAATtcatacaggagaaaaaccctatAAATGTAGTGAATGTGGAAAAACTTTTGTTCAAAAGTCAACCCTCAGAGATCATCATAGAATTCACACAGGGGAGAAATCCTTTCAATGTAACGAATGTGGGAAAACTTTTGGCCAAAAGTCAAACCTCAGAAtacatcagagaactcacagTGGTGAGAAAACTTATCAATGTAGTGAATGTGAAAAATCCTTCTGGCGAAAAGACCATCTTATTCAACATCAGAAAACGCACACAGGTGAAAAACCATTTAAATGTAGTGACTGTGGGAAAACTTTCGCCAGGACATCAACCCTCAGAgtgcatcagagaattcatactggggagaaaccatttaaatgtaatgaatgtgggaaaaaaTTTGTCCGGAAGGCAATCCTTAGTGATCACCAGAGAATTCATACAGGGGAGAAGCCCTTTCAATGTAATAAGTGTGGAAAAACTTTTGGCCAGAAATCAAACCTCAGAATACATGAGAGAACGCACAGTGGGGAGAAATCTTATGAACGTAATGAATATGGAAAATTGTATAAGAAATCAACTCTAAATGTATGCCAGAGAATTCAGGGAGGGGGAAAACCCTATTGA